Proteins encoded by one window of Paenibacillus urinalis:
- a CDS encoding UDP-N-acetylglucosamine 1-carboxyvinyltransferase: protein MEKLMISGGRPLQGTVTISGAKNSAIALIPAAILAESEVILDNLPLLSDVAVYSEILEELGATVSWDGNSMKIDPSHIISLPMPNGPVKKLRASYYMMGALLGRFKEATIGLPGGCNFEPRPIDQHIKGFEALGATVTNEHGAIHLHAKELKGAKIYLDVVSVGATINIMLAATRAKGSTIIENAAKEPEIIDVATLLNSMGASIKGAGTETIRIEGKSELHGCRHSIIPDRIQAGTYMIAAAATRGNVLIDNVIPKHLEALTAKLIEMGVGIEELDESIRVIGKPSYEHVDVKALVYPGFATDLQSPMTSLLTQAQGVSVLSDFVYSNRFKHVPELIRMGAKIRVEGRSAIIEGHSLNAAKVKAADLRAGAALVIAGLTVEEGVTEVGGVEFIDRGYDNLVTNLRELGADVWRQTL, encoded by the coding sequence ATGGAAAAATTAATGATCAGTGGTGGAAGGCCACTCCAAGGCACGGTTACCATTAGCGGAGCTAAGAACAGTGCCATAGCGCTCATTCCGGCGGCAATCCTTGCCGAGTCGGAAGTTATTCTTGATAATCTACCTTTACTCAGTGATGTTGCTGTTTATTCCGAAATTCTAGAGGAGCTTGGAGCTACGGTATCTTGGGATGGAAATTCGATGAAGATTGACCCTTCTCATATTATTTCACTGCCTATGCCTAACGGACCGGTGAAGAAGCTTCGCGCGTCTTATTATATGATGGGTGCTTTGCTAGGGCGCTTCAAAGAAGCGACCATAGGACTGCCAGGGGGCTGCAACTTTGAACCTCGACCTATTGATCAGCATATCAAGGGTTTTGAAGCTCTGGGAGCAACGGTGACGAATGAGCATGGTGCGATCCATCTTCATGCCAAAGAGCTTAAGGGCGCCAAAATTTATCTCGATGTTGTCAGTGTAGGAGCAACCATAAACATTATGCTGGCAGCGACAAGAGCCAAGGGCTCTACAATTATTGAAAATGCGGCCAAAGAGCCTGAGATTATAGATGTAGCAACACTTTTGAATTCCATGGGAGCATCGATTAAAGGTGCAGGAACCGAAACGATTCGTATCGAGGGCAAATCGGAGCTTCATGGCTGCCGGCATTCCATTATTCCTGATCGTATTCAAGCAGGTACATATATGATTGCAGCTGCTGCAACTCGTGGCAATGTACTCATTGATAATGTCATCCCTAAGCATTTAGAGGCGTTGACAGCTAAGCTGATTGAAATGGGTGTTGGTATTGAGGAGCTTGATGAGAGCATTCGAGTGATCGGCAAACCAAGCTATGAACATGTCGATGTCAAAGCATTGGTATATCCGGGCTTTGCCACCGACCTGCAGTCTCCAATGACCAGCTTGCTGACCCAGGCACAAGGAGTGAGTGTACTAAGCGATTTTGTGTATAGCAACCGCTTTAAGCATGTGCCTGAACTTATCCGAATGGGTGCTAAGATTCGGGTAGAAGGAAGATCGGCGATTATCGAGGGACATTCGCTGAATGCGGCCAAGGTAAAGGCGGCCGACCTGCGAGCAGGCGCAGCTCTTGTCATCGCTGGATTAACGGTGGAAGAAGGGGTCACTGAGGTTGGCGGTGTAGAGTTTATTGATCGTGGATACGACAACTTAGTCACCAATCTGCGTGAGCTGGGTGCCGATGTTTGGCGTCAAACACTGTAG
- a CDS encoding S8 family peptidase: protein MDYSVFLSLLNDEMNQASQTSSGHQIIRFAKPQQYHECLLALAKLKPTLKNLRHVRASRLIRALIVPLTPSARLHSLSSPSLTIENDSKIKVHSTIKNIKTPPSGGGHGIPWGVRKIRAHKAWSNSTGHRIKIAVIDTGADYQHPDLRHSLARGINLLNRNMLPFDDNGHGTHIAGTIAAANSTEGIIGVAPRSIIYPVKAFDHQGSAYVSDIILGIDWCVRNRVDIINMSFGMRTKSKALLDVVNKASREGIVIVASSGNDGKRRSIDFPARYAQTISVGATDENRRIAEFSNRGPYVDVYAPGKNIYSCWTHGKYHEMSGTSMATSHVSGAIALLLSERPGLSPEEIKTLIKKSATPLRSGKSARSSDQGGELHAQRLLQEGTKS from the coding sequence ATGGATTACTCCGTATTCTTATCCCTGCTGAATGATGAGATGAATCAAGCTTCCCAGACATCCAGCGGACACCAGATCATTCGTTTCGCAAAACCACAGCAGTATCATGAGTGTTTGCTTGCACTTGCCAAGCTCAAGCCAACCTTAAAAAATCTCCGGCATGTCAGAGCATCCCGCCTGATCAGGGCACTGATCGTTCCTCTAACTCCATCCGCCAGACTTCACAGTTTGAGTAGTCCATCCTTAACCATTGAGAACGACAGTAAAATAAAGGTTCACTCCACGATAAAAAACATCAAAACGCCCCCTTCAGGAGGCGGTCACGGCATCCCATGGGGGGTGAGAAAGATTCGTGCTCATAAGGCTTGGTCCAATTCTACAGGACATCGAATCAAAATTGCTGTCATTGACACAGGCGCCGATTATCAGCACCCCGACCTCCGTCATTCCCTCGCCAGAGGCATTAATCTTCTCAACCGAAACATGCTTCCCTTCGATGATAATGGTCATGGCACCCATATTGCAGGCACCATTGCCGCTGCAAACAGCACAGAAGGCATTATTGGCGTTGCCCCTAGATCCATCATATACCCTGTAAAAGCATTCGATCATCAAGGATCAGCCTATGTCTCAGATATCATCCTCGGCATTGACTGGTGTGTCCGGAACCGGGTTGATATCATCAACATGAGCTTCGGCATGCGCACCAAGAGTAAGGCTCTTCTTGATGTCGTCAATAAAGCAAGCAGGGAAGGCATCGTCATCGTCGCCTCATCAGGAAATGACGGCAAGCGGCGCAGCATTGATTTTCCGGCCAGATACGCACAGACCATCTCTGTGGGGGCAACCGACGAGAACAGACGCATCGCCGAGTTCAGCAATCGCGGCCCTTATGTAGATGTGTATGCTCCAGGCAAAAATATATACTCCTGCTGGACTCATGGGAAATATCATGAGATGAGCGGTACCTCTATGGCTACCTCTCATGTCAGTGGTGCGATTGCATTATTGCTGTCAGAACGCCCCGGTTTATCCCCTGAGGAGATCAAGACGCTAATCAAGAAAAGTGCAACCCCCCTTCGTTCCGGAAAGTCAGCCCGTTCCAGTGATCAAGGTGGGGAGCTCCATGCACAACGATTGCTTCAGGAGGGAACCAAGTCTTAG
- the speE gene encoding polyamine aminopropyltransferase, translating into MELWFTEKQTENFGITMKIHETYVNEQTEFQDLAMVKTEEFGNMLLLDGMVMTTEKDEFVYHEMVAHPVLYTHPNPEHVLVVGGGDGGVIREVLKHPQVKKAVLVDIDGKVIEYSKKYLPSIAGKLEDARVEVLVGDGFMHIHDHKAAYDVIMVDSTEPVGPAANLFTRGFYQGIYEALREDGIFVAQTDNPWFKADLIQSVNKDVKEVFPIVRVYGANIPTYPSGLWTFTMGSKKYDPLEVDETAIPEIDTKYYTPRLHKAAFVLPKFVEDLIK; encoded by the coding sequence ATGGAATTGTGGTTTACGGAGAAACAAACCGAAAATTTCGGCATTACAATGAAGATTCACGAAACTTATGTGAATGAACAGACGGAATTTCAAGATCTGGCTATGGTCAAAACCGAGGAGTTCGGCAATATGCTGCTCCTTGATGGTATGGTAATGACGACAGAAAAAGACGAATTCGTATACCATGAGATGGTTGCGCATCCGGTACTATATACGCATCCTAATCCTGAGCATGTACTTGTGGTTGGAGGCGGTGACGGCGGAGTCATCCGTGAAGTGCTCAAGCACCCTCAAGTGAAAAAGGCGGTTCTGGTTGATATCGACGGCAAGGTAATCGAGTATTCCAAAAAATATTTGCCAAGCATAGCAGGCAAGCTGGAGGATGCTCGTGTCGAAGTGCTCGTAGGTGACGGCTTTATGCACATTCATGATCACAAGGCTGCTTATGATGTCATCATGGTAGATTCCACTGAGCCGGTAGGCCCTGCAGCCAATCTGTTCACACGCGGCTTCTACCAAGGGATTTACGAAGCATTAAGAGAAGACGGCATTTTTGTTGCTCAAACGGACAACCCTTGGTTTAAGGCAGATCTGATTCAGAGTGTGAACAAAGACGTGAAGGAAGTGTTCCCGATCGTTCGTGTATATGGAGCGAATATTCCAACCTACCCAAGCGGTCTGTGGACGTTTACCATGGGAAGCAAGAAGTATGATCCGCTCGAAGTTGACGAGACAGCGATCCCAGAAATCGATACTAAATATTATACTCCGCGTCTTCACAAAGCAGCGTTTGTGCTGCCAAAGTTCGTGGAAGATCTGATTAAATAA
- the rpoE gene encoding DNA-directed RNA polymerase subunit delta — protein MSTSLNLKLDPERIREMPMVDLAFMVLKVANTPYYYRDLMNEVAKLRGLGDEEINDVIAQLYTEINIDGRFAYVGTNLWGLKRWYPIDKAEDAVTGTKRPRIINDDDDEDEEYIEEEHEDEDFDHSGDEDEDDDLFDDDSDDDDDDVDDEIIGDEELDEEEDAEDDDDDESDNEDEDEEN, from the coding sequence GTGAGTACCTCACTCAATTTAAAATTGGATCCAGAAAGGATCCGCGAAATGCCGATGGTCGATTTGGCTTTTATGGTGCTTAAAGTTGCCAACACGCCTTATTACTATCGCGACCTGATGAATGAAGTAGCGAAGCTGCGTGGCCTCGGCGACGAAGAGATTAATGATGTCATTGCACAGCTATATACTGAAATTAATATCGACGGCCGGTTTGCTTATGTAGGAACCAATCTGTGGGGACTCAAGCGCTGGTATCCGATCGATAAAGCAGAAGATGCTGTTACGGGTACGAAGCGTCCAAGAATCATCAACGACGACGATGATGAGGATGAAGAGTACATTGAGGAAGAACACGAGGATGAAGATTTCGATCATTCTGGTGATGAGGATGAAGACGACGATCTCTTCGATGATGACTCGGATGATGACGATGATGATGTCGATGATGAGATTATTGGCGATGAAGAGCTCGATGAGGAAGAAGACGCAGAAGACGACGATGATGATGAGTCAGACAACGAAGATGAGGACGAGGAAAACTAG
- a CDS encoding response regulator encodes MNNKKVLIVDDQNGIRILLMEVFSSEGYTTYQAANGKIALEIVQKHSPDLVLLDMKIPGMDGLEILKHIKEMNPEIKVIMMTAYGELDMIKEATELGALMHFTKPFDIDEMRIAVNMQLGGVKNEI; translated from the coding sequence TTGAATAACAAAAAAGTACTTATAGTTGATGATCAGAATGGAATACGTATTTTGCTTATGGAAGTGTTTAGCAGTGAAGGGTATACAACATACCAGGCGGCTAACGGCAAAATTGCACTGGAAATTGTTCAGAAGCATTCCCCTGACCTTGTCCTGCTGGATATGAAGATTCCAGGAATGGATGGTCTGGAAATACTGAAGCATATCAAAGAGATGAACCCTGAAATCAAGGTCATTATGATGACCGCATATGGTGAGCTTGACATGATTAAAGAAGCTACCGAGCTAGGAGCGCTAATGCACTTCACCAAACCTTTTGACATTGATGAGATGCGGATCGCGGTTAATATGCAGCTTGGCGGGGTAAAGAACGAAATATAG
- a CDS encoding CTP synthase, whose protein sequence is MTTKYIFVTGGVVSSLGKGITAASLGRLLKNRGLKVTIQKFDPYINVDPGTMSPYQHGEVFVTDDGAETDLDLGHYERFIDINLSKNSNVTTGKVYSTVISKERRGEYLGGTVQVIPHITNEIKERVFRAGRETGSDVVITEIGGTVGDIESLPYLEAIRQIKSDVGRDNVMYIHVTLIPYIKAAGEVKTKPTQHSVKELRGIGIQPNVIVCRTEQELSADMKAKLALFCDIDPHAVVECRDASTLYEVPLNLRDEGLDEIVVNHLKLTTPAPDMTEWEGLVDRISKLERTVEIAIVGKYVALHDAYLSVVESLSHAGFAANAEVKLRWVNAEEITDENVDELLHGIGGILVPGGFGDRGIEGKVSAIRYAREKNIPFFGICLGMQVSVIEYARSVVGLTGANSSEINPSTEYPVIDLLPEQKDIEDLGGTMRLGLYPCKLQEGSLAAACYQDELVYERHRHRYEFNNEYREVIEKAGLLISGTSPDGRLVEIVELPGHPWFLSVQFHPEFISRPNRPQPLFREFVKASLTHSENM, encoded by the coding sequence GTGACAACAAAGTATATTTTCGTGACGGGCGGGGTTGTGTCTTCCCTGGGCAAAGGGATTACGGCTGCATCTCTGGGAAGACTGCTGAAGAACAGAGGGCTTAAGGTGACGATTCAGAAATTCGATCCATACATTAACGTGGATCCAGGAACTATGAGTCCTTACCAGCATGGTGAAGTGTTTGTAACAGATGACGGAGCGGAAACAGACCTTGACCTTGGGCATTATGAGCGTTTTATTGATATAAATCTTTCCAAGAACAGTAATGTGACCACGGGTAAAGTGTACTCTACAGTGATTAGCAAAGAGCGCCGCGGAGAATATCTGGGCGGTACGGTTCAGGTTATTCCTCATATTACGAACGAGATCAAAGAACGCGTATTCCGTGCGGGTCGTGAAACAGGGTCTGATGTTGTTATTACGGAGATTGGTGGTACGGTAGGTGATATCGAGAGCCTGCCATATCTTGAAGCGATTCGTCAGATCAAGAGTGATGTAGGCCGGGATAATGTGATGTACATTCACGTTACGTTGATTCCTTACATCAAAGCAGCGGGTGAAGTGAAAACGAAGCCGACGCAGCACAGTGTTAAGGAACTACGCGGAATTGGTATCCAGCCGAATGTGATCGTGTGCCGTACAGAGCAGGAGCTCTCCGCGGATATGAAGGCTAAGCTGGCGTTGTTCTGCGACATTGATCCGCATGCTGTCGTAGAATGCCGTGATGCAAGCACACTGTATGAGGTCCCGTTGAATCTTCGTGATGAAGGCTTGGATGAGATTGTAGTAAATCATTTGAAGCTGACAACGCCTGCACCGGACATGACCGAGTGGGAGGGTCTTGTTGATCGGATCAGCAAGCTGGAGAGAACAGTGGAAATTGCCATTGTTGGTAAATATGTTGCGCTTCACGATGCTTACCTTAGTGTGGTTGAATCACTGTCTCATGCAGGCTTTGCTGCCAATGCAGAAGTGAAGCTCCGCTGGGTAAATGCGGAAGAGATTACGGATGAGAACGTAGATGAGTTGCTGCACGGAATTGGCGGGATTCTGGTACCTGGCGGATTTGGCGATCGCGGTATTGAAGGTAAAGTGTCGGCTATTCGCTATGCGCGTGAGAAGAACATTCCGTTCTTCGGCATTTGCTTGGGTATGCAGGTATCTGTTATTGAGTATGCTCGTTCTGTCGTTGGTCTCACAGGTGCTAACAGCTCGGAGATTAACCCTTCTACTGAATATCCGGTCATTGATCTGCTTCCAGAGCAAAAGGATATCGAGGATCTCGGCGGTACGATGCGTCTCGGGCTGTATCCTTGTAAATTGCAGGAAGGCTCTCTTGCAGCTGCCTGCTATCAGGATGAATTGGTCTACGAGAGACATCGCCACCGGTATGAATTTAACAATGAGTACCGTGAAGTGATTGAGAAGGCAGGTCTGCTTATCTCGGGTACGTCTCCAGATGGACGTTTGGTGGAAATTGTTGAGCTTCCAGGACATCCTTGGTTCTTGTCTGTTCAGTTCCATCCGGAATTCATTTCTCGTCCGAACCGTCCGCAGCCATTGTTCCGTGAATTTGTGAAGGCGTCCCTTACGCATTCAGAGAACATGTAA
- the fba gene encoding class II fructose-1,6-bisphosphate aldolase, translating into MPLVSMTDMLNKALKGQYAVGQFNINNLEWTQAILAAAEEEKSPVILGVSEGAARHMGGFYTVVKMVEGLIHDMKITVPVAIHLDHGSSFDKCKEAIDAGFTSVMIDGSHHAIDENIEITKKVVEYAHSKGVSVEAEVGIVGGQEDDVVGEVMYAKLDDCVRIVNETGIDTLAPALGSVHGPYKGEPNLGFAEMEEIRNATTLPLVLHGGTGIPTHDIKKAISLGTSKINVNTENQISFTKTVREVLAAKPNEYDPRKYIVPGRDAIKATVIGKIREFGSSNQA; encoded by the coding sequence ATGCCATTAGTATCAATGACAGACATGTTAAACAAAGCGCTTAAAGGTCAATATGCAGTTGGTCAATTCAACATCAACAACCTTGAGTGGACTCAAGCTATTCTTGCTGCAGCAGAAGAAGAGAAATCTCCAGTCATTCTTGGAGTATCCGAAGGCGCAGCTCGTCACATGGGCGGCTTCTACACTGTAGTAAAAATGGTTGAAGGCCTCATCCACGATATGAAAATTACCGTGCCTGTAGCCATCCATCTTGATCATGGTTCCAGCTTTGATAAATGTAAAGAAGCAATTGATGCAGGCTTCACTTCCGTTATGATCGACGGTTCCCACCATGCAATCGACGAGAATATCGAAATCACTAAAAAAGTGGTTGAGTATGCACATTCCAAAGGCGTTTCCGTTGAAGCTGAAGTTGGTATCGTAGGCGGACAAGAGGATGATGTTGTCGGTGAAGTAATGTACGCTAAGCTTGACGACTGTGTTCGTATCGTTAACGAAACAGGTATTGATACACTTGCTCCAGCTCTTGGTTCTGTTCATGGTCCTTACAAAGGCGAGCCTAACCTTGGTTTTGCAGAAATGGAAGAGATTCGTAACGCGACGACACTTCCACTTGTTCTTCATGGCGGTACAGGTATCCCGACTCATGACATCAAGAAAGCAATCTCTTTGGGTACTTCCAAGATCAACGTGAATACAGAGAACCAAATCTCGTTCACGAAGACTGTTCGTGAAGTGCTTGCAGCTAAACCAAATGAATACGATCCACGTAAATATATCGTTCCAGGTCGTGACGCGATCAAAGCAACAGTTATCGGCAAAATCCGTGAGTTTGGTTCCAGCAACCAAGCGTAA
- the argS gene encoding arginine--tRNA ligase — translation MTRNPLELINEQVTAAIKEAVISAGIVAEEEIPAIVLEVPKDKSHGDLATNAAMQLTRIAKKNPRMIAEQMIEHLDLSKAGIESAEIAGPGFINFRLSKSYLYPVIELIHEQGEDYGRVNMGEGRKIQMEFVSANPTGSLHLGHARGAAVGDALCNVLDFAGYEVTREYYINDAGNQVFNLSKSIEARYLQELGQEVDMPEDGYHGEDIRGFARELVAEKGNSLLELNPGDRAAFFRDYGLEKELDKIKRDLGRFRVEFDNWFSETSLYDNGAVLNALDELRERNEIFEKDGATWLHTSKYGDDKDRVLIKNDGTYTYLTPDIAYHRDKYARGYDTMINIWGADHHGYIPRMKAAMEALGNDPDKLVVLIAQMVSLFQNGEKVKMSKRTGKAITMEDLMDEVGVDAIRYFFTMRSMDSHLDFDMDLAISTSNENPVFYVQYAHARVCSVYRQAEEQGIVIYPVRDVNLSKLTAEHEYDILRKLGEFPEEVAASANGYAPHRIIRYVYELSALFHSYYKAERVITDDAEQTQARLALLGAVRTVIATSLRLVGVSAPEKM, via the coding sequence ATGACACGCAATCCATTAGAGCTTATTAATGAGCAAGTTACTGCAGCAATTAAAGAAGCTGTAATATCAGCAGGTATTGTGGCTGAGGAAGAGATACCGGCAATCGTGCTAGAAGTACCGAAGGATAAGAGTCACGGGGATCTCGCGACGAATGCTGCGATGCAGCTGACTCGGATTGCTAAGAAGAATCCGCGCATGATCGCTGAACAAATGATTGAACATCTCGATTTATCGAAGGCTGGAATTGAGTCCGCTGAGATCGCAGGCCCAGGCTTTATTAATTTCCGTCTGAGTAAGAGCTATCTGTACCCCGTAATTGAACTCATTCACGAGCAGGGTGAGGACTACGGACGTGTGAATATGGGTGAGGGACGCAAAATCCAGATGGAGTTTGTCAGTGCGAACCCGACCGGAAGCCTTCATCTTGGACATGCCCGTGGAGCAGCTGTTGGCGATGCATTATGCAACGTGCTTGATTTTGCAGGGTATGAAGTGACGCGTGAGTACTATATTAATGATGCCGGCAATCAAGTGTTTAACCTGAGCAAATCCATTGAGGCACGTTATCTTCAGGAGCTGGGACAGGAAGTAGACATGCCGGAGGATGGCTATCATGGCGAGGATATCCGCGGCTTTGCCAGAGAACTGGTTGCTGAGAAGGGGAACTCCCTGCTTGAGCTGAATCCGGGTGACCGTGCAGCCTTTTTTAGAGATTACGGTCTTGAGAAAGAGCTTGATAAGATCAAACGTGACCTTGGACGCTTCCGTGTTGAATTCGATAATTGGTTCAGTGAAACCTCACTGTATGACAACGGAGCGGTTCTGAACGCGCTTGACGAGCTGCGGGAAAGAAACGAGATCTTCGAGAAGGACGGGGCGACTTGGCTGCATACTTCCAAATATGGTGACGATAAGGACCGTGTTCTCATTAAAAATGACGGCACATACACCTATCTGACACCGGATATTGCATATCATCGCGACAAGTATGCCCGCGGCTACGATACGATGATCAATATTTGGGGTGCAGACCACCATGGCTACATTCCAAGAATGAAGGCTGCTATGGAAGCACTCGGCAACGATCCTGACAAGCTGGTTGTTCTCATTGCCCAAATGGTAAGCTTGTTCCAGAACGGCGAGAAGGTGAAGATGTCCAAGCGTACAGGCAAAGCCATTACGATGGAAGATCTGATGGACGAAGTTGGCGTAGACGCGATTCGATACTTCTTCACGATGCGCAGCATGGATTCTCATCTTGATTTTGATATGGATCTTGCCATTTCTACAAGCAACGAGAACCCGGTGTTCTACGTACAGTATGCACATGCCCGGGTATGCAGTGTATACCGTCAGGCAGAAGAGCAAGGGATTGTCATCTATCCTGTACGTGATGTGAACCTGTCTAAGCTGACAGCAGAGCATGAATATGACATTCTGCGCAAGCTGGGTGAGTTCCCTGAAGAGGTTGCAGCCTCAGCGAATGGATACGCACCGCACCGTATTATCCGTTATGTGTATGAGCTGTCGGCATTGTTCCACAGCTACTATAAGGCTGAGCGTGTCATTACTGATGATGCGGAGCAGACTCAAGCGAGACTGGCTCTGCTTGGCGCGGTTCGCACAGTCATTGCTACCAGCCTCAGACTTGTCGGCGTGAGTGCACCCGAAAAAATGTGA
- a CDS encoding DUF1934 domain-containing protein, which yields MSGWNPVKVHIYSMADGEKVIQTFTGEAIRKGSALYVRYEEEEQVPGGSRIRNTIKVTEHSLKLIRHGGVESEQNFELGQRLPGFYKSPYTSFALSTDTKKLEISTAGMSAKLAFRYDLYMFEEKSGRFDISMEIQEEH from the coding sequence ATGTCAGGATGGAATCCCGTCAAGGTTCATATTTACAGTATGGCTGACGGCGAGAAGGTTATACAGACATTTACCGGAGAGGCGATCAGGAAAGGCAGCGCCCTCTATGTACGATATGAAGAAGAAGAGCAGGTTCCCGGGGGGAGCAGGATTCGAAATACCATTAAGGTCACAGAGCACAGCTTGAAGCTGATCCGTCATGGCGGAGTGGAATCAGAGCAGAATTTTGAGCTGGGCCAACGGCTGCCCGGATTCTATAAATCACCCTACACTTCGTTTGCTTTGTCTACGGACACGAAGAAGCTTGAGATCAGCACCGCAGGAATGTCGGCCAAGCTTGCTTTTCGCTATGATCTATATATGTTTGAAGAGAAATCAGGACGTTTTGATATCAGTATGGAAATACAGGAGGAACATTAA
- the speB gene encoding agmatinase — MKIDQAYSGNVFICSSEDYENSKAVIYGMPMDYTVSFRPGSRFGPAHIRQASVGLEEYSPYLDRSIVDLKYFDAGDLLLPFGNASRSLDIIREYVEGLLADGKIPVGLGGEHLVTWPVLEAMYKKYPDLAIIHIDAHADLREQYEGEPLSHSTPIRKAAELMGGKNIYQFGIRSGSREEFAYARENINFYPFEVAAPMKEALPSMGSRPVYVTIDIDVLDPSAAPGTGTAEAGGITSKELLEAVHAIARSSVNVVGFDVVEVAPIYDPTQQTPIVASKLIREMLLGFVK; from the coding sequence ATGAAAATTGATCAAGCATACTCTGGAAATGTGTTTATTTGCAGTTCCGAGGATTATGAGAATTCCAAAGCCGTGATCTACGGCATGCCGATGGATTACACCGTCAGCTTCCGCCCGGGCTCGCGTTTTGGTCCGGCACACATTCGCCAGGCTTCTGTAGGACTTGAAGAGTACAGTCCTTACCTGGATAGAAGCATCGTAGATCTGAAGTATTTCGATGCAGGTGATTTGCTGCTTCCATTTGGTAATGCAAGCCGCAGCCTGGATATCATCCGGGAGTATGTGGAAGGTCTCTTGGCTGACGGTAAGATTCCGGTTGGTCTTGGCGGAGAGCATCTGGTCACTTGGCCAGTACTTGAAGCAATGTACAAGAAATATCCTGATCTTGCGATTATTCATATTGATGCCCATGCCGATCTTCGTGAGCAGTATGAAGGTGAGCCTCTGTCCCACTCGACTCCAATTCGCAAAGCGGCAGAATTGATGGGAGGCAAGAACATCTATCAATTCGGTATCCGTTCCGGTTCGAGAGAAGAGTTCGCCTATGCACGTGAGAACATTAACTTCTATCCATTTGAAGTGGCAGCTCCCATGAAGGAAGCATTGCCGTCCATGGGCAGTCGTCCGGTTTATGTGACGATTGATATCGACGTGCTTGACCCTTCCGCAGCTCCAGGCACAGGAACTGCAGAAGCCGGCGGAATTACATCCAAGGAATTGCTTGAGGCTGTTCATGCGATTGCAAGATCGAGTGTGAATGTCGTGGGATTTGACGTCGTTGAAGTGGCGCCGATCTATGACCCAACGCAGCAGACGCCAATCGTTGCATCCAAGCTGATCCGTGAAATGCTGCTTGGCTTCGTCAAGTAG